A region from the Cyprinus carpio isolate SPL01 chromosome A8, ASM1834038v1, whole genome shotgun sequence genome encodes:
- the LOC109050850 gene encoding testis-specific Y-encoded-like protein 1 isoform X2, with protein MSTISDSSQPSETNNTKRSASPSGESESTLPKQAKVSDEEPRNDSHEDAGPEKVGNDEPKHGSAAQESTGAAGGGESARQQSDSAAIAAAEALASLTGGDGGEDCKEMPCSSKKANREKSRDKSNRPSCSQSERRTEAAAADSSSSLLLCEDREDPEQASFVDDDEEDDDSLPVSSSTASSSVASDNEDNEDGECAIVSVKMAPEVRQSVALLAQVQMRLDVLEKKGARLHQRLELKLSRQRRPHLDQRSAITQAIPGFWVTALLNHPHLSAQIDETDEDALSYMTNLEIESFKNNKLGYRICFHFRRNPFFQNKMIVKELHLGMGGSPVSFSNPILWHRGQNLVGSGEPRRTSQGVYQSFFHWFSDHSNPGRDDIAQILKDDLYKNPLRYYLTPLWEPRENGSAPKRQGSNNGDECVIISDSDEEEEQRSQNLGQEEEDDQGSEENDRDEGESSFEEREEEEVDVEEVEESRDSEGCEVREQGREEEDIDIDEEKS; from the exons ATGAGTACAATCTCGGACAGCAGTCAGCCGTCCGAAACTAACAACACGAAAAGAAGTGCAAGTCCAAGTGGAGAATCTGAGTCCACGCTGCCCAAGCAGGCGAAAGTCAGCGATGAGGAACCAAGGAATGACTCTCATGAGGATGCAGGACCTGAGAAAGTTGGCAATGATGAGCCAAAACACGGATCCGCCGCGCAGGAGAGCACAGGAGCGGCTGGTGGAGGTGAGAGCGCGCGCCAGCAGTCAGACTCCGCTGCCATCGCCGCAGCAGAGGCGCTCGCCAGTCTGACCGGTGGAGACGGGGGCGAAGACTGTAAAGAAATGCCCTGTTCGTCCAAAAAAGCAAATCGAGAGAAATCTAGGGATAAGTCTAATCGTCCCAGTTGCTCTCAGAGCGAGAGAAGGACGGAGGCAGCCGCGGCTGACAGCTCCTCATCCCTGCTACTCTGCGAGGACAGAGAAGATCCAGAGCAGGCATCGTTtgtggatgatgatgaggaggatgacGACTCCCTTCCTGTCTCTTCCTCCACGGCTAGCTCGTCTGTCGCCTCTGATAATGAGGATAACGAGGACGGAGAGTGTGCCATAGTGTCGGTGAAGATGGCCCCGGAGGTGCGGCAGTCCGTGGCGCTGCTAGCACAGGTGCAGATGCGGctggatgtgctggagaagaaaGGCGCGCGTCTGCATCAACGCCTGGAGTTGAAACTGAGCCGCCAGCGACGCCCTCACCTGGACCAGCGCAGCGCCATCACTCAAGCCATACCAGGCTTCTGGGTCACTGCT CTTCTGAATCACCCACATCTATCAGCACAAATCGATGAGACTGATGAAGATGCTTTAAGCTACATGACTAATTTAGag ATTGAGTCTTTCAAGAACAACAAACTTGGATACCGCATCTGCTTCCATTTCCGGCGAAATcccttctttcaaaacaaaatgatAGTGAAAGAACTTCATCTTGGTATGGGAG GGTCTCCGGTGTCATTCTCAAACCCAATTTTGTGGCACAGAGGGCAGAATCTGGTCGGTAGTGGAGAACCACGTCGAACATCACAGGGGGTCTACCAGAGCTTCTTCCACTGGTTCAGTGACCACAGCAACCCAGGAAGGGATGACATCGCACAG ATCCTGAAGGATGACCTGTACAAAAATCCTTTGAGGTACTACCTGACCCCACTCTGGGAGCCACGAGAGAATGGCAG TGCTCCAAAACGTCAGGGCAGCAATAATGGAGACGAGTGTGTGATCATCTCAGATTCagatgaagaagaggagcagaggagccAAAACTTGGGGCAGGAGGAAGAAGATGACCAAG GCTCAGAAGAGAATGACAGAGATGAGGGGGAATCCTCCTTcgaggagagagaggaagaggaagtggaTGTTGAGGAAGTAGAAGAGTCACGTGACTCCGAAGGCTGTGAGGTCAGAGAGCAAGGACGGGAAGAGGAAGATATTGATATAGACGAAGAGAAGAGTTAG
- the LOC109050850 gene encoding testis-specific Y-encoded-like protein 1 isoform X1 has product MSTISDSSQPSETNNTKRSASPSGESESTLPKQAKVSDEEPRNDSHEDAGPEKVGNDEPKHGSAAQESTGAAGGGESARQQSDSAAIAAAEALASLTGGDGGEDCKEMPCSSKKANREKSRDKSNRPSCSQSERRTEAAAADSSSSLLLCEDREDPEQASFVDDDEEDDDSLPVSSSTASSSVASDNEDNEDGECAIVSVKMAPEVRQSVALLAQVQMRLDVLEKKGARLHQRLELKLSRQRRPHLDQRSAITQAIPGFWVTALLNHPHLSAQIDETDEDALSYMTNLEIESFKNNKLGYRICFHFRRNPFFQNKMIVKELHLGMGGSPVSFSNPILWHRGQNLVGSGEPRRTSQGVYQSFFHWFSDHSNPGRDDIAQILKDDLYKNPLRYYLTPLWEPRENGSSAPKRQGSNNGDECVIISDSDEEEEQRSQNLGQEEEDDQGSEENDRDEGESSFEEREEEEVDVEEVEESRDSEGCEVREQGREEEDIDIDEEKS; this is encoded by the exons ATGAGTACAATCTCGGACAGCAGTCAGCCGTCCGAAACTAACAACACGAAAAGAAGTGCAAGTCCAAGTGGAGAATCTGAGTCCACGCTGCCCAAGCAGGCGAAAGTCAGCGATGAGGAACCAAGGAATGACTCTCATGAGGATGCAGGACCTGAGAAAGTTGGCAATGATGAGCCAAAACACGGATCCGCCGCGCAGGAGAGCACAGGAGCGGCTGGTGGAGGTGAGAGCGCGCGCCAGCAGTCAGACTCCGCTGCCATCGCCGCAGCAGAGGCGCTCGCCAGTCTGACCGGTGGAGACGGGGGCGAAGACTGTAAAGAAATGCCCTGTTCGTCCAAAAAAGCAAATCGAGAGAAATCTAGGGATAAGTCTAATCGTCCCAGTTGCTCTCAGAGCGAGAGAAGGACGGAGGCAGCCGCGGCTGACAGCTCCTCATCCCTGCTACTCTGCGAGGACAGAGAAGATCCAGAGCAGGCATCGTTtgtggatgatgatgaggaggatgacGACTCCCTTCCTGTCTCTTCCTCCACGGCTAGCTCGTCTGTCGCCTCTGATAATGAGGATAACGAGGACGGAGAGTGTGCCATAGTGTCGGTGAAGATGGCCCCGGAGGTGCGGCAGTCCGTGGCGCTGCTAGCACAGGTGCAGATGCGGctggatgtgctggagaagaaaGGCGCGCGTCTGCATCAACGCCTGGAGTTGAAACTGAGCCGCCAGCGACGCCCTCACCTGGACCAGCGCAGCGCCATCACTCAAGCCATACCAGGCTTCTGGGTCACTGCT CTTCTGAATCACCCACATCTATCAGCACAAATCGATGAGACTGATGAAGATGCTTTAAGCTACATGACTAATTTAGag ATTGAGTCTTTCAAGAACAACAAACTTGGATACCGCATCTGCTTCCATTTCCGGCGAAATcccttctttcaaaacaaaatgatAGTGAAAGAACTTCATCTTGGTATGGGAG GGTCTCCGGTGTCATTCTCAAACCCAATTTTGTGGCACAGAGGGCAGAATCTGGTCGGTAGTGGAGAACCACGTCGAACATCACAGGGGGTCTACCAGAGCTTCTTCCACTGGTTCAGTGACCACAGCAACCCAGGAAGGGATGACATCGCACAG ATCCTGAAGGATGACCTGTACAAAAATCCTTTGAGGTACTACCTGACCCCACTCTGGGAGCCACGAGAGAATGGCAG CAGTGCTCCAAAACGTCAGGGCAGCAATAATGGAGACGAGTGTGTGATCATCTCAGATTCagatgaagaagaggagcagaggagccAAAACTTGGGGCAGGAGGAAGAAGATGACCAAG GCTCAGAAGAGAATGACAGAGATGAGGGGGAATCCTCCTTcgaggagagagaggaagaggaagtggaTGTTGAGGAAGTAGAAGAGTCACGTGACTCCGAAGGCTGTGAGGTCAGAGAGCAAGGACGGGAAGAGGAAGATATTGATATAGACGAAGAGAAGAGTTAG
- the LOC109050537 gene encoding forkhead box protein P3-like isoform X1 — translation MFQNGAGTDRGGDNRSSHQNRYQDEDCSTFCSIQMKARGISSSLISAKPMATKVSVDLDSDFRGSGSSHIQNSTLKQQSSSENTSKYFRQHRPSVLRKGNQPFPQAFGVHDWVVDTVCKTEPDSDLSDPVPLYNSQSESRLGASVSSPEPGSTEHTGKHAYSVPGGFLCVKGQCKWPGCSKSREVFKEYGHFLKHLSTDHAHGDRSIAQLRTQKDKVQYMENQLTAERQKLQAMQLHLFDVKSTSEDGNGVENPGHLSGLLQPAAFQNAIGVYDSERAAAEALTQGFWQISTSQVIPGIIPSFEYYKFTNIRPPFTYASMIRWAILESPEKQLTLNEIYHWFTRMFFYFRHNTATWKNAVRHNLSLHNCFVRVEGKKGSVWTVDEEEFQRRKGQKFHRDQDMGWMAPFHLFPVTPQSETSQM, via the exons ATGTTTCAAAATGGTGCTGGAACAGACAGAGGTGGAGATAACCGGAGTAGTCACCAAAATCGGTACCAAGACGAAGACTGTTCTACTTTTTGCAGCATACAGATGAAGGCCAGAGGAATCAGTTCATCTCTGATCTCAGCTAAACCCATGGCTACCAAG GTATCTGTTGACTTGGACAGTGATTTCAGAGGTTCTGGCTCTTCTCACATTCAAAATTCCACTCTAAAACAGCAG AGTTCCAGTGAAAATACAAGCAAATATTTTAGACAGCACAGACCATCAGTACTACGCAAAGGCAACCAGCCTTTCCCACAAG CGTTTGGTGTTCATGACTGGGTTGTGGACACTGTGTGTAAGACAGAACCTGACAGTGACCTGTCAGACCCTGTGCCACTTTACAACAGCCAGTCTGAAAGCAGACTCGGTGCCTCCGTGTCAAGCCCTGAGCCTGGCAGCACAGAGCATACTGGGAA ACATGCATATAGTGTTCCAGGTGGCTTTCTGTGTGTTAAAGGACAATGCAAATGGCCTGGGTGCTCAAAGAGCAGAGAAGTGTTCAAAGAATATGGACATTTCTTAAA ACACCTTTCTACTGACCATGCTCATGGGGACAGAAGTATAGCCCAGCTGAGGACGCAGAAAGACAAAGTACAATACATGGAGAATCAG TTGACCGCAGAGAGACAGAAACTGCAGGCTATGCAGCTACACCTGTTTGATGTCAAATCTACCTCTGAG GATGGTAACGGTGTGGAGAACCCAGGACATCTGTCAGGACTCCTGCAACCTGCAGCATTTCAGAACGCGATTGGTGTTTATGACAGTGAGAGAGCAGCAGCTGAAGCGTTAACACAAGGATTCTGGCAGATCTCTACCTCACAAGTTATACCAG GGATTATCCCCAGTTTTGAGTATTATAAATTCACAAACATTAGGCCACCTTTCACCTACGCCTCCATGATACGATGG GCGATCCTGGAGTCCCCTGAGAAGCAGCTTACTCTGAATGAAATCTATCATTGGTTTACCCGCATGTTTTTCTACTTTCGTCACAACACTGCCACATGGAAG AACGCTGTTCGGCATAACCTCAGTCTTCATAATTGCTTTGTGCGTGTTGAAGGCAAGAAAGGTTCTGTTTGGACTGTGGATGAAGAGGaatttcagagaagaaaaggaCAAAAGTTTCACAG GGACCAGGATATGGGCTGGATGGCACCTTTTCACCTGTTTCCTGTGACTCCACAAAGTGAAACTTCTCAGATGTGA
- the LOC109050537 gene encoding forkhead box protein P3-like isoform X2, with protein sequence MFQNGAGTDRGGDNRSSHQNRYQDEDCSTFCSIQMKARGISSSLISAKPMATKVSVDLDSDFRGSGSSHIQNSTLKQQSSSENTSKYFRQHRPSVLRKGNQPFPQAFGVHDWVVDTVCKTEPDSDLSDPVPLYNSQSESRLGASVSSPEPGSTEHTGKHLSTDHAHGDRSIAQLRTQKDKVQYMENQLTAERQKLQAMQLHLFDVKSTSEDGNGVENPGHLSGLLQPAAFQNAIGVYDSERAAAEALTQGFWQISTSQVIPGIIPSFEYYKFTNIRPPFTYASMIRWAILESPEKQLTLNEIYHWFTRMFFYFRHNTATWKNAVRHNLSLHNCFVRVEGKKGSVWTVDEEEFQRRKGQKFHRDQDMGWMAPFHLFPVTPQSETSQM encoded by the exons ATGTTTCAAAATGGTGCTGGAACAGACAGAGGTGGAGATAACCGGAGTAGTCACCAAAATCGGTACCAAGACGAAGACTGTTCTACTTTTTGCAGCATACAGATGAAGGCCAGAGGAATCAGTTCATCTCTGATCTCAGCTAAACCCATGGCTACCAAG GTATCTGTTGACTTGGACAGTGATTTCAGAGGTTCTGGCTCTTCTCACATTCAAAATTCCACTCTAAAACAGCAG AGTTCCAGTGAAAATACAAGCAAATATTTTAGACAGCACAGACCATCAGTACTACGCAAAGGCAACCAGCCTTTCCCACAAG CGTTTGGTGTTCATGACTGGGTTGTGGACACTGTGTGTAAGACAGAACCTGACAGTGACCTGTCAGACCCTGTGCCACTTTACAACAGCCAGTCTGAAAGCAGACTCGGTGCCTCCGTGTCAAGCCCTGAGCCTGGCAGCACAGAGCATACTGGGAA ACACCTTTCTACTGACCATGCTCATGGGGACAGAAGTATAGCCCAGCTGAGGACGCAGAAAGACAAAGTACAATACATGGAGAATCAG TTGACCGCAGAGAGACAGAAACTGCAGGCTATGCAGCTACACCTGTTTGATGTCAAATCTACCTCTGAG GATGGTAACGGTGTGGAGAACCCAGGACATCTGTCAGGACTCCTGCAACCTGCAGCATTTCAGAACGCGATTGGTGTTTATGACAGTGAGAGAGCAGCAGCTGAAGCGTTAACACAAGGATTCTGGCAGATCTCTACCTCACAAGTTATACCAG GGATTATCCCCAGTTTTGAGTATTATAAATTCACAAACATTAGGCCACCTTTCACCTACGCCTCCATGATACGATGG GCGATCCTGGAGTCCCCTGAGAAGCAGCTTACTCTGAATGAAATCTATCATTGGTTTACCCGCATGTTTTTCTACTTTCGTCACAACACTGCCACATGGAAG AACGCTGTTCGGCATAACCTCAGTCTTCATAATTGCTTTGTGCGTGTTGAAGGCAAGAAAGGTTCTGTTTGGACTGTGGATGAAGAGGaatttcagagaagaaaaggaCAAAAGTTTCACAG GGACCAGGATATGGGCTGGATGGCACCTTTTCACCTGTTTCCTGTGACTCCACAAAGTGAAACTTCTCAGATGTGA